A genomic window from Halogeometricum borinquense DSM 11551 includes:
- the lysA gene encoding diaminopimelate decarboxylase codes for MTPADGGSGADASAEAESDAGTEAESEPNTDAENPQIRRLSEWDADRLARLADEYGTPLYVIDTDRVQENCARLQEAFSAEEVRYAVKAHTGRAVLETVREAGLAAECASAGEVERALNAGYEGSEIQYTAVNPPARDLDHVVDRWRDHPELTVTVGAADTADRLRERGFDGRLCIRANPGVGAGHHEKVRTGANAKFGVPYDDVPELAESIADDFDLVGLHAHAGSGISGDDLSNHRELVRRMGELTRNVESRVGSLEFVDVGGGFGVPYRADEPPLDLDSVADATREALGDVSGTLAVEPGRYVVADAGVLLTRVNTVKEAPDATVVGVDAGMTTLLRPAMYDAYHEIRNVSAADDVEAISATVAGPICESADVMCENRLLAYPRRGNLLAVGNAGAYGYEMASTYNSRPRPAEVALSGGAARLVRRRETLTDLTELEA; via the coding sequence ATGACGCCTGCCGATGGCGGATCGGGGGCGGATGCGAGTGCGGAAGCAGAGTCTGATGCAGGCACGGAAGCAGAGTCGGAACCGAACACGGACGCGGAGAACCCGCAGATTCGCCGTCTCTCCGAGTGGGACGCCGACAGACTCGCCCGGCTTGCCGACGAGTACGGGACGCCCCTCTACGTCATCGATACCGACCGGGTTCAGGAGAACTGCGCTCGCCTCCAAGAGGCGTTCTCTGCGGAGGAAGTTCGCTACGCAGTGAAGGCTCACACCGGCCGGGCCGTCCTCGAAACCGTCCGCGAGGCCGGACTCGCCGCCGAGTGTGCCTCTGCGGGCGAGGTCGAACGCGCGCTCAATGCTGGATACGAGGGTTCGGAGATACAGTACACCGCGGTCAACCCGCCCGCCCGCGATTTGGACCACGTTGTAGACCGATGGCGCGACCACCCCGAACTGACCGTCACCGTCGGCGCGGCGGACACGGCGGACCGCTTGCGCGAACGCGGGTTCGACGGGCGTCTCTGCATCCGCGCCAATCCGGGCGTCGGTGCGGGCCACCACGAGAAGGTCCGGACAGGAGCGAACGCGAAGTTCGGCGTCCCGTACGATGACGTCCCCGAACTGGCCGAATCCATCGCTGACGACTTCGACCTCGTCGGCCTGCACGCTCACGCCGGAAGCGGTATCTCCGGCGACGACCTCTCGAACCACCGCGAACTCGTCCGTCGGATGGGCGAACTCACCCGCAATGTGGAATCCCGTGTTGGTTCGCTCGAATTCGTGGACGTAGGCGGCGGATTCGGTGTTCCCTACCGAGCGGACGAACCGCCGCTCGACCTCGACAGCGTTGCCGACGCCACTCGGGAGGCCCTCGGAGATGTCTCGGGGACGCTCGCGGTCGAACCCGGCCGGTACGTCGTCGCCGACGCTGGCGTCCTCCTCACGCGCGTCAACACTGTCAAGGAAGCACCCGACGCGACGGTGGTCGGTGTGGATGCCGGGATGACCACTCTGCTCCGCCCGGCGATGTACGACGCGTATCACGAGATTCGTAACGTCTCGGCGGCGGACGACGTAGAGGCGATTTCTGCCACCGTCGCGGGGCCTATCTGTGAGTCGGCGGATGTGATGTGTGAGAACCGGCTACTCGCATACCCTCGGCGGGGAAATCTCCTCGCCGTCGGGAACGCGGGGGCCTACGGATACGAGATGGCAAGCACCTACAACTCGCGGCCGCGACCGGCCGAAGTCGCACTGTCGGGCGGAGCGGCCCGCCTCGTGCGGCGACGGGAGACCCTGACTGACCTGACGGAGCTAGAAGCATGA
- a CDS encoding class I SAM-dependent methyltransferase, which yields MKKTIEEHAERFSAAAAEYDDEQDSDEYLACANLVVEHADPTDEDVVLDLGTGTGAIALALAPDAKRVVGRDISEGMLEQAREKAQDAGIDNVEFGEGRFRDPNYEDEVDIVTSNFAMHHLSDEEKREAIAVIADLNPDKFVLGDVMFFGTPDPEKPFYSPEVDDPATVGTLADALTDEGFVLTAVERVHEQVGVLVAERFGDAGKRVSLDE from the coding sequence ATGAAGAAGACAATTGAGGAACACGCCGAGCGCTTCTCCGCTGCTGCGGCCGAGTACGACGACGAACAGGACTCTGACGAGTATCTCGCGTGCGCAAATCTCGTCGTTGAACACGCCGACCCGACCGACGAAGACGTTGTCTTAGACCTCGGAACGGGCACGGGTGCTATCGCCCTTGCGCTCGCACCGGACGCAAAGCGCGTTGTCGGACGCGACATCAGCGAAGGAATGCTCGAACAAGCGCGAGAGAAGGCCCAAGACGCTGGGATCGACAACGTCGAGTTCGGTGAGGGACGTTTCAGAGACCCGAACTACGAGGACGAAGTAGACATCGTCACCTCGAACTTCGCCATGCACCACCTCTCCGACGAGGAGAAACGCGAGGCCATCGCGGTCATCGCGGACCTGAACCCGGACAAGTTCGTCCTCGGAGACGTCATGTTCTTCGGGACGCCCGACCCCGAAAAACCGTTCTACAGTCCTGAAGTGGACGATCCGGCGACCGTCGGAACGTTGGCGGACGCACTCACCGACGAAGGATTCGTCCTCACGGCCGTCGAACGCGTCCACGAGCAAGTTGGCGTCCTCGTCGCTGAGCGCTTCGGTGACGCGGGCAAGCGAGTCTCTCTCGACGAGTAG
- a CDS encoding Rpp14/Pop5 family protein, translated as MKHLPKHLQPRWRYLAVELESWPDAQFDRGDFQRELWYAAQNLYGDSGSAAADLTVLSFSFADGDGETIVRAYRGEEDRARAALTCISTVNGSPVGVRVAGISGTVRACEERYLGRRAGTPKERDVVFEDESRPAVVRDSRIDVRGADGFVGATQLDFE; from the coding sequence ATGAAACACCTCCCGAAACACCTCCAGCCCCGGTGGCGATATCTCGCCGTCGAACTGGAGTCGTGGCCCGACGCGCAGTTCGACAGAGGCGACTTCCAGCGCGAACTGTGGTACGCCGCACAGAACCTCTACGGTGACAGCGGTAGCGCGGCCGCTGATCTGACGGTGTTGTCGTTCTCGTTTGCCGACGGTGACGGTGAGACAATCGTGCGAGCGTATCGCGGTGAGGAGGACCGGGCGCGGGCGGCACTTACCTGCATTTCGACGGTGAACGGGTCGCCCGTCGGCGTCCGAGTCGCCGGAATCTCAGGGACGGTACGTGCCTGTGAAGAAAGGTATTTAGGACGCCGGGCCGGAACTCCCAAAGAGAGAGACGTCGTGTTCGAGGACGAGTCGCGGCCCGCCGTCGTCCGTGATTCACGGATCGACGTTCGTGGGGCCGACGGGTTCGTCGGCGCGACGCAACTCGATTTCGAGTGA
- the dapF gene encoding diaminopimelate epimerase, producing MSVLHERVPVAKYHGTGNDFIVVDADESVPDRPAFASAHCNRESGIDGDGSERRGADGVLFLALEGRYSPPRVVMTLVQPDGSVAAMCGNGARCAAAWAAERTGSDELMIDTPAGTRHAVVEDDRVTIEMGAPSFRPRDVPLAREEELVEEEIEGLTVTALNTGVPHAIAFVDDVDAVALESVAPAVRHADVFPDGANVTVASQNDDGSFRQRTFERGVEGETQSCGTGAVAVVAAAKRVGLVDGDDPVTVSPPGGELEITVPDDGPATLTGPAEHEFETELDVTVRTP from the coding sequence ATGAGTGTACTACACGAACGAGTACCAGTCGCAAAGTACCACGGAACTGGAAACGACTTCATCGTTGTCGATGCGGACGAGTCGGTCCCTGACCGACCCGCGTTCGCGTCGGCACACTGTAATCGAGAATCGGGCATCGACGGCGACGGTTCGGAACGGCGCGGCGCGGATGGCGTTCTCTTTCTCGCACTCGAAGGCCGATATTCACCGCCTCGCGTCGTGATGACGCTCGTCCAACCGGACGGCTCTGTCGCCGCAATGTGCGGCAATGGCGCTCGATGTGCCGCAGCGTGGGCCGCTGAGCGAACTGGCTCGGACGAACTGATGATCGACACGCCTGCCGGAACGCGTCACGCCGTCGTCGAGGACGACCGCGTGACCATCGAGATGGGTGCTCCGTCGTTCCGGCCGCGAGATGTCCCTCTCGCCCGCGAGGAGGAACTTGTCGAGGAGGAAATCGAGGGGCTGACAGTCACTGCGCTGAACACGGGCGTTCCGCACGCTATCGCGTTCGTTGACGACGTAGACGCTGTAGCCCTCGAATCAGTCGCTCCCGCGGTCCGCCACGCGGACGTGTTCCCCGACGGTGCGAACGTGACCGTCGCTTCGCAGAACGACGACGGATCATTCCGTCAGCGAACCTTCGAACGCGGCGTCGAAGGCGAGACGCAGTCCTGCGGAACGGGCGCGGTCGCCGTCGTCGCCGCCGCAAAGCGCGTCGGACTGGTCGATGGGGACGACCCTGTGACCGTTTCGCCGCCGGGCGGCGAGTTGGAAATCACGGTCCCCGACGACGGCCCGGCCACGCTCACCGGTCCGGCCGAACACGAGTTCGAGACCGAACTCGACGTGACCGTCCGAACGCCGTAA
- a CDS encoding BGTF surface domain-containing protein yields the protein MTERPPTETDAQPSRRRIGATLLLTAFVALAAVVAPVAAASDAFSPTKDSTTFYPTDDQTVSGETTLEPGTELLVYLRSNNGEYRFSKEARANVTEDGTYEAAFNLSSVPDNASTSVNVTLRHATDPDGPETTYAGELRPAAEQPKTTTESSSTGIPGFGPVVGLVGAALAAALFARRD from the coding sequence ATGACAGAACGCCCTCCGACAGAGACCGACGCACAGCCTTCGCGCCGCCGTATCGGTGCAACACTCCTCCTGACAGCGTTCGTAGCGCTGGCGGCCGTCGTCGCGCCCGTCGCTGCCGCGTCCGATGCGTTCTCTCCCACGAAAGACTCGACGACGTTCTACCCGACTGACGATCAGACCGTCAGCGGTGAGACGACGCTCGAACCCGGAACCGAACTGCTGGTCTACCTGCGGTCGAACAACGGCGAGTATCGCTTCTCGAAGGAAGCACGGGCGAACGTTACCGAGGACGGCACCTACGAAGCCGCGTTCAACCTCAGTTCCGTCCCGGACAACGCCAGCACGTCGGTGAACGTGACGCTCCGTCACGCGACGGATCCTGACGGCCCGGAAACGACGTACGCCGGTGAACTTCGACCCGCCGCCGAGCAACCCAAGACAACGACGGAATCGTCGTCCACGGGTATTCCCGGATTCGGCCCGGTCGTCGGTCTGGTCGGTGCGGCGCTGGCTGCTGCTCTCTTCGCACGGCGGGACTAA
- the psmA gene encoding archaeal proteasome endopeptidase complex subunit alpha has translation MQGQAQQQAYDRGITIFSPDGRLYQVEYAREAVKRGTASIGVRTPEGVVLAADKRSRSPLMEPTSVEKIHKSDDHIGIASAGHVADARQLIDFARRQSQVNRLRYGEPIGIETLTKEVTDHIQQYTQVGGARPFGVALLIGGIENGTPRLYETDPSGTPYEWKAVSIGADRGDLQGFLEENYRDDLTLDEGIGLALRAIASTNDDEIEEGGVDVATISAETEAFVELDNDEISDYIAENELEPSEEDDETDEPAE, from the coding sequence ATGCAGGGACAAGCCCAACAGCAGGCATACGACCGCGGGATTACCATCTTCTCGCCCGATGGTCGTCTTTACCAGGTAGAGTACGCGCGTGAAGCAGTCAAGCGAGGAACGGCGAGTATCGGCGTCCGAACGCCCGAGGGCGTTGTTCTCGCCGCCGACAAACGCTCGCGCTCGCCGCTTATGGAACCGACGAGTGTCGAGAAGATTCACAAATCGGACGACCACATCGGCATCGCGTCGGCGGGCCACGTCGCCGACGCGCGTCAACTCATCGACTTCGCCCGCCGCCAATCGCAGGTCAACCGACTGCGCTACGGCGAGCCCATCGGTATCGAGACGCTGACGAAGGAAGTCACCGACCACATCCAGCAGTACACGCAGGTCGGCGGTGCCCGCCCGTTCGGCGTCGCGCTCCTCATCGGCGGCATCGAGAACGGGACGCCGCGTCTGTACGAGACGGACCCCTCGGGAACCCCGTACGAGTGGAAGGCAGTCTCCATCGGTGCCGACCGCGGTGATCTTCAGGGATTCCTCGAAGAGAACTACCGCGACGACCTGACCCTCGATGAGGGCATCGGCCTCGCACTCCGCGCTATCGCCTCCACGAACGACGACGAAATCGAAGAGGGCGGCGTGGACGTTGCGACCATCTCCGCCGAGACGGAGGCGTTCGTCGAACTCGACAACGACGAAATCAGCGACTACATCGCTGAGAACGAACTCGAACCGTCCGAAGAGGACGACGAGACGGACGAACCGGCCGAGTAG
- a CDS encoding M20 family metallopeptidase — protein sequence MSEFDPVAFLERAVPVASNEDVAEMRELLVETLASHGVEPTVDDAGNTLASKGDDDPERHLVFNTHIDTVSPHVPFERRDGRGDGDDSDDVIRGRGSCDAKGPLAAILAAFFAVEPADGARVTVAVTPDEEVLSTGADALDLDADLYIVGEPTGLDVCTAAKGRFQGTLRLSGVASHAAEPASGVNAVFALEQALTAIRSFDDGRDEHPQLGAATLTPTTVEGGESTNQVPAECRLVLDRRSVPPETAEEFRSSLESAVRDAVPDDVGVEFSLTDRPTPFLEAFATDDDHELVQTVAAASRRAGGSGDVRPFTAATEASYFSPAPVVVFGPGVLADDHGAVAHAEREYVRTDAVRRAATALTDAATELVGDT from the coding sequence ATGAGTGAGTTCGACCCGGTCGCGTTTCTCGAACGGGCCGTTCCGGTCGCCTCGAACGAGGACGTTGCCGAGATGCGTGAACTCCTCGTAGAGACGCTCGCTTCCCACGGTGTCGAGCCGACGGTGGACGATGCGGGTAATACACTGGCGTCGAAGGGCGACGACGACCCGGAGAGACATCTGGTCTTCAACACGCATATCGACACCGTCTCGCCGCACGTCCCGTTCGAACGCAGGGACGGAAGGGGTGACGGCGACGACAGCGACGACGTGATTCGCGGCCGCGGATCCTGTGACGCGAAGGGGCCGCTGGCGGCGATCCTCGCGGCGTTCTTCGCTGTCGAACCTGCCGACGGGGCGCGGGTGACGGTCGCCGTCACGCCCGACGAGGAGGTTCTTTCGACCGGCGCGGACGCACTCGACCTCGATGCGGATCTGTACATCGTCGGCGAACCGACCGGACTCGACGTGTGTACCGCCGCGAAGGGACGCTTTCAGGGGACGCTCAGGCTGTCGGGCGTCGCCTCCCACGCCGCGGAACCGGCCTCGGGTGTCAACGCGGTGTTCGCCCTCGAACAGGCTCTCACGGCGATTCGCTCGTTCGACGACGGGCGCGACGAACATCCGCAGTTGGGTGCCGCAACGCTTACGCCGACGACGGTGGAGGGCGGGGAGTCTACGAACCAGGTACCCGCCGAGTGCCGTCTGGTCCTCGACAGGCGAAGCGTTCCCCCAGAGACAGCCGAAGAGTTCCGGTCGTCGCTGGAATCCGCCGTCCGAGATGCCGTTCCGGACGATGTCGGCGTCGAGTTCTCGCTTACCGACCGGCCGACGCCGTTTCTCGAAGCGTTCGCCACCGACGACGATCACGAACTCGTCCAGACAGTCGCCGCGGCGTCGAGACGCGCGGGCGGGTCGGGCGACGTTCGACCGTTCACCGCGGCCACGGAGGCGTCGTACTTTTCGCCCGCACCTGTCGTCGTCTTCGGGCCGGGCGTCCTCGCCGACGACCACGGTGCGGTTGCCCACGCTGAACGAGAGTACGTCCGGACCGATGCCGTTCGCCGTGCCGCGACCGCTCTCACTGATGCGGCGACCGAACTCGTCGGCGACACGTAA
- a CDS encoding RNase P subunit p30 family protein, translated as MYEAVHAHPDGDSTAARLAETAAQYGYDGVVVRGEDARPDYETLCEAATCDVVDAAEIIAESPEQASGAVGNFRTSRTLVLVRGGTNRLNRFAVEQERVDVLTRPFAGDGDVNHVLAKAAKRNGVRIEFALGPALRATGGHRVQHLDNLRKLKRILDHYDTPYVVSANAASHLELRAPRELAAVGEEIGLGAEWVCDGLTEWGRIVAENRERLSESFIAPGIKRGKYEEDN; from the coding sequence ATGTACGAGGCGGTCCACGCGCACCCGGACGGCGACAGTACGGCGGCCCGACTTGCGGAGACTGCCGCCCAGTACGGGTACGACGGCGTGGTCGTCCGCGGCGAGGACGCCCGGCCCGACTACGAGACGCTTTGCGAAGCGGCGACGTGCGATGTCGTCGATGCCGCTGAAATCATCGCCGAAAGCCCGGAACAGGCAAGCGGTGCGGTCGGAAACTTCCGAACGTCCCGAACGCTCGTTCTCGTCCGCGGCGGAACGAACCGGCTGAACCGATTCGCCGTCGAACAAGAGCGTGTGGACGTACTCACCCGACCGTTCGCGGGCGATGGCGACGTAAACCACGTCCTCGCGAAGGCCGCGAAACGGAACGGCGTCCGCATCGAGTTTGCCCTCGGCCCGGCACTCCGAGCAACCGGTGGTCACCGCGTCCAACACCTCGATAATCTCCGCAAACTCAAGCGCATCCTCGACCACTACGACACGCCGTACGTCGTCAGCGCGAACGCCGCTTCGCACTTGGAACTCCGCGCACCCCGGGAACTCGCCGCGGTCGGTGAGGAAATCGGTCTCGGAGCGGAGTGGGTCTGTGACGGACTGACCGAGTGGGGTCGAATCGTCGCCGAGAACCGAGAGCGACTGTCCGAGTCGTTCATAGCCCCGGGCATCAAACGTGGCAAATATGAAGAAGACAATTGA
- the dapB gene encoding 4-hydroxy-tetrahydrodipicolinate reductase, translating into MAAPVRVAITGAAGRMGRELIDVADSRDDVEVVLAVNRSPIEAVSGVPVRDADDLPELLAETDPDVMVDFTGPESSVEYVAACAEAGVGVVVGTTGFDEDGHAALDEAAESVPLLHATNFSRGVAALRRAVREAVAALPNYDVEVTETHHNGKRDAPSGTANTLLTEIDDVRGESERVYGREGDQPRMGGEIGVHARRAGGVTGEHEVLLADDHQLLSLTHRAGSRGVFAAGALDAAVWLADRDAGRYDFDEVLDA; encoded by the coding sequence ATGGCAGCTCCCGTCCGCGTCGCTATCACGGGTGCCGCTGGTCGGATGGGCCGCGAACTCATCGACGTAGCCGACAGTCGTGACGATGTCGAGGTCGTCCTCGCGGTAAACCGGAGTCCGATCGAGGCGGTTTCGGGGGTTCCGGTCCGCGATGCCGACGACCTGCCCGAACTCCTTGCTGAAACGGATCCGGACGTGATGGTGGATTTCACCGGTCCGGAGTCAAGTGTGGAGTACGTCGCCGCGTGCGCCGAGGCGGGCGTCGGCGTCGTCGTCGGTACCACCGGCTTCGACGAAGACGGACACGCTGCGCTGGACGAGGCGGCCGAATCCGTCCCGCTCCTGCACGCGACGAACTTCTCGCGCGGCGTTGCGGCACTCCGCCGCGCCGTCCGCGAGGCCGTCGCCGCCCTCCCCAACTACGACGTGGAGGTGACGGAGACGCACCACAACGGCAAGCGTGACGCACCCTCGGGGACCGCGAACACCCTCTTAACCGAGATCGATGACGTTCGCGGCGAGTCCGAACGCGTGTACGGGCGTGAGGGCGATCAACCTCGGATGGGGGGGGAAATCGGCGTCCATGCCCGGCGCGCGGGGGGCGTGACCGGTGAACACGAGGTTCTTCTCGCGGACGACCACCAACTGCTCAGTCTGACGCACCGTGCGGGGTCCCGCGGCGTCTTCGCCGCCGGTGCCCTCGATGCCGCCGTCTGGCTCGCAGATCGAGACGCTGGACGGTACGACTTCGACGAGGTACTCGACGCATGA
- a CDS encoding 2,3,4,5-tetrahydropyridine-2,6-dicarboxylate N-succinyltransferase, with protein MSIQSEIDDLWQRYQDDDIDAATAGSETLATLDAFLVSLEQGEVRAAEQVGDSGPDGWVVNEWVKRGILLNFGLRETIGRDYGGTTYYDVLPLRDTADLGTRGTRNTPDGTTIRRGAFLGSDCIMMSPSFVNIGAYVGDGTLVDSCDTVGSCAQLGQNVKLGANTLIGGVLEPVEDAPVIIEDGVSLGAGCRVTSGFHVGENTIVGENTLLSPRIPVYDLVAEEVLYGHLPSNRRAFTRYVESSIGDHEIFAGGAYKPAVVALDIEEDTLDKTRREEALRE; from the coding sequence ATGAGCATCCAATCCGAAATCGACGACCTGTGGCAGCGCTACCAAGACGACGATATCGACGCCGCAACGGCCGGTTCCGAGACGTTGGCGACGCTCGACGCCTTCCTCGTCTCGCTCGAACAGGGCGAGGTGCGGGCGGCCGAGCAGGTTGGCGACTCCGGACCGGACGGCTGGGTCGTCAACGAGTGGGTCAAGCGGGGCATTCTCCTGAACTTCGGGCTACGTGAAACTATCGGCCGCGATTACGGCGGCACGACGTACTACGATGTACTCCCCCTGCGCGACACGGCCGACCTCGGCACCCGCGGAACCCGGAACACGCCCGACGGCACGACAATCCGCCGCGGGGCGTTCCTCGGCTCCGACTGTATCATGATGTCGCCCTCGTTCGTCAACATCGGTGCGTACGTCGGCGACGGGACCCTCGTTGACTCCTGTGACACCGTCGGGTCGTGCGCGCAACTCGGACAGAACGTCAAATTGGGCGCGAACACGCTCATTGGCGGCGTCCTCGAACCGGTCGAAGACGCGCCCGTCATCATCGAAGACGGCGTCTCACTCGGCGCGGGCTGTCGCGTCACATCCGGATTCCACGTCGGCGAGAATACCATCGTCGGAGAGAACACCTTGCTCTCGCCGCGAATCCCTGTCTACGACCTCGTAGCGGAGGAAGTCCTGTACGGGCACCTCCCGTCGAACCGCCGAGCGTTCACCCGCTACGTCGAATCATCTATCGGCGATCACGAGATCTTCGCGGGCGGCGCATACAAGCCCGCCGTCGTCGCGCTCGATATCGAGGAGGATACACTCGACAAGACGCGGCGTGAGGAGGCACTGCGCGAATGA